A genomic segment from bacterium encodes:
- a CDS encoding D-tyrosyl-tRNA(Tyr) deacylase has translation MRLVLQRVTWARVKVENEVVGAIDNGFMALVGATNGDKDVDAEVLADKTVNLRVFGDGQGKMNLSLLDVGGSLLAVSQFTLYADTRKGRRPAFTDALEPVEAERLFEHFKKSVAASGIRVESGVFGASMEVELCNAGPVTIILNSDEMRK, from the coding sequence ATGAGATTAGTACTGCAACGTGTGACATGGGCGAGAGTAAAAGTAGAAAATGAAGTTGTAGGTGCTATCGATAATGGATTCATGGCCTTAGTCGGGGCGACCAATGGAGACAAGGACGTGGACGCTGAAGTTCTTGCCGACAAAACCGTGAACTTGCGGGTTTTCGGTGACGGTCAGGGAAAAATGAACCTGTCGCTTTTGGATGTGGGCGGGTCGCTTCTGGCGGTCAGTCAGTTCACGCTTTATGCGGACACGCGCAAAGGCAGACGACCGGCATTCACCGACGCATTGGAACCGGTCGAGGCTGAACGGTTGTTCGAGCATTTTAAGAAGAGCGTTGCGGCCTCCGGGATTCGAGTAGAGTCTGGCGTGTTCGGCGCCAGCATGGAAGTGGAACTTTGTAACGCAGGTCCGGTGACGATCATTCTCAATTCGGATGAGATGAGAAAATGA
- a CDS encoding 23S rRNA (pseudouridine(1915)-N(3))-methyltransferase RlmH: MLQIEIISVGKIKFPWIQEGIDHYRKLLSKYAELKLTSVKEADSATQTPAQVLEIEAERISKAIAPRSYVLLLDVQGKRLSSEQFSALISHIKQGSSHVHLVVGGAFGLSDELKQQYKDHISLSAMTFPHELTLVVLLEQLYRACSIEAGSKYHK; this comes from the coding sequence ATGTTGCAGATTGAGATTATCAGTGTTGGTAAGATCAAATTCCCTTGGATTCAAGAGGGGATTGATCACTATCGAAAGCTATTGTCGAAGTACGCCGAACTAAAACTGACATCTGTCAAGGAAGCGGACAGCGCGACGCAGACTCCGGCTCAGGTACTTGAAATTGAAGCTGAGCGGATTAGCAAAGCGATAGCACCGCGAAGCTATGTTCTTTTGCTCGATGTACAGGGGAAGCGATTAAGTTCGGAGCAGTTCTCTGCACTGATCAGTCATATCAAACAGGGAAGTTCGCATGTACACTTGGTTGTCGGCGGTGCTTTCGGACTGAGTGATGAACTCAAGCAGCAGTACAAAGACCACATTTCACTTTCGGCGATGACATTTCCGCATGAGCTGACACTCGTCGTACTGCTTGAGCAGTTGTATCGTGCCTGCTCGATTGAAGCGGGATCGAAGTACCACAAGTAG
- a CDS encoding dockerin type I repeat-containing protein produces the protein MRLSNWLPLRLICVQYAVLSSSQWRTPLSLAIDREASTLPSTPGFFIDASTGSALVRYVDTPIDSGEYIICDIIVRVEPSPIVRHVTLEYTELGPYMTGVFEPPNSACNYVMFLDDSLNAWQPELVPTCMCGDADNNGFWTVSDAVYIIYHIFGNNNPPAQPCLGDANGSGGVSISDAIYLIVYILGGPPPRCP, from the coding sequence TTGAGACTCTCAAATTGGCTACCTTTACGGCTAATTTGCGTTCAGTATGCCGTTCTTAGTTCGAGTCAATGGCGAACCCCTCTATCACTTGCCATTGATCGTGAAGCCTCGACATTACCCTCAACTCCGGGCTTCTTTATCGATGCCTCGACAGGTTCTGCTCTTGTTCGATATGTTGACACACCAATCGACTCCGGCGAATACATTATCTGCGACATCATCGTCCGCGTCGAACCCTCTCCCATCGTGCGCCACGTTACTCTCGAATACACCGAGCTCGGTCCCTACATGACCGGCGTCTTCGAACCGCCCAACTCCGCTTGCAACTATGTCATGTTCCTCGATGACAGCCTCAACGCCTGGCAACCCGAGCTTGTACCGACATGTATGTGCGGCGATGCCGACAACAACGGCTTTTGGACTGTCTCCGATGCTGTCTATATCATATATCACATTTTCGGGAACAACAATCCGCCCGCTCAGCCCTGTCTCGGCGACGCCAACGGCAGCGGCGGAGTTTCCATCTCTGACGCAATCTACCTAATTGTGTACATCTTAGGCGGCCCGCCTCCTCGTTGTCCATAA
- the maf gene encoding septum formation protein Maf, with protein MVLASGSPRRREILRLAGVDCIVDPPDVDESVPEGAEPIEFAIRLAKEKLAATNGTGQLTVAADTIVVLGSIILGKPTDAADAVRMLRTLSGKTHFVITALAVRDKNGRVIAQADKTFVRFRNLDEDAIRSYVESKEPMDKAGAYGIQGMGELLVDGLEGSLHNVIGFPIEMFVRMMRELRS; from the coding sequence ATCGTATTGGCATCGGGTTCGCCGCGCAGGCGGGAGATATTGCGATTGGCAGGTGTCGATTGCATTGTTGATCCGCCTGATGTTGATGAGTCGGTCCCGGAAGGTGCCGAGCCAATTGAATTCGCGATCAGATTAGCGAAAGAGAAGTTGGCGGCAACGAACGGCACAGGACAACTTACTGTAGCTGCGGACACGATTGTCGTTCTGGGGAGTATAATTCTGGGCAAGCCGACAGATGCTGCTGACGCCGTGCGAATGCTGAGGACACTTTCAGGGAAGACGCATTTCGTCATAACCGCATTGGCGGTGCGGGATAAGAATGGTCGAGTGATTGCGCAAGCAGACAAGACGTTCGTGCGGTTTCGAAATTTGGATGAGGATGCAATTAGATCATATGTTGAATCTAAGGAGCCGATGGATAAAGCCGGCGCCTATGGAATACAGGGAATGGGTGAACTGCTGGTGGATGGTCTCGAAGGAAGTCTGCACAATGTAATCGGATTTCCGATTGAGATGTTTGTCCGGATGATGCGGGAGTTAAGATCGTGA
- a CDS encoding DUF4115 domain-containing protein produces the protein MTFEFGSDEDVQSLGDFLRRRRQGRDLSLEEVAERIKIHVKYLTAIEEGKDEDLPGHVYKELFLKSYCEFLGISIDELLLRLPEHEPVPAEQEGAEATPQPAKQPAKRPAYAPQPVSATAEAEPQKNGGGSRFLVATLAVLVIVLAIVAVQVYRGELFSDPKSSTPAAAVKKPEPIPEPVVVSDSTGNDTLSSVPAAQEMINLLMVGRGECWIEVSIDGDSSFSELMKTQDTLWFAMQDSISFKLGRANNVDVWCNAQPLALAAKDDGTVRTYTLTRTNYKNYVDSARIVP, from the coding sequence GTGACTTTTGAATTTGGTTCAGATGAAGATGTTCAGTCACTGGGAGATTTTCTGCGGCGTCGCCGTCAAGGGCGAGACTTGTCACTTGAGGAAGTAGCCGAGAGAATCAAAATCCATGTAAAGTATTTGACGGCGATCGAAGAAGGCAAGGATGAAGACCTTCCGGGTCACGTCTATAAGGAGTTGTTCCTCAAGTCGTATTGCGAATTTTTGGGAATCTCAATAGACGAGTTGCTGTTGCGCCTGCCGGAACATGAGCCGGTGCCGGCAGAGCAAGAGGGAGCCGAAGCGACTCCGCAACCGGCAAAGCAGCCAGCCAAACGACCGGCCTATGCGCCGCAGCCGGTGTCGGCGACAGCCGAGGCTGAACCGCAAAAGAATGGCGGCGGCAGCAGATTTCTGGTTGCGACTCTGGCAGTTTTGGTTATAGTCTTGGCGATAGTAGCCGTACAGGTTTATCGCGGCGAGCTGTTCAGCGATCCTAAGAGTTCGACACCAGCGGCTGCGGTGAAAAAACCGGAGCCAATACCTGAGCCAGTGGTTGTCTCTGATTCGACCGGGAATGATACGTTGAGTTCGGTCCCGGCGGCGCAAGAGATGATAAATCTGCTGATGGTTGGACGAGGGGAATGCTGGATCGAGGTCAGTATAGACGGCGACAGCAGTTTTTCGGAACTGATGAAAACGCAGGATACTTTGTGGTTCGCGATGCAGGACAGCATCAGTTTCAAGCTGGGACGGGCGAATAATGTCGATGTTTGGTGCAATGCCCAGCCATTGGCATTGGCGGCGAAAGATGATGGGACCGTGCGTACATACACTTTGACGCGTACCAATTACAAGAACTATGTCGACAGTGCGAGGATTGTGCCTTGA
- the smc gene encoding chromosome segregation protein SMC, producing MYLSGLEILGFKSFPLKTSVEFAAGITGVVGPNGCGKTNVLDAIRWVLGEQRISILRGGKMEDVIFAGTREMKPLGMAEVALHIVNNRGVLPTEYNNLTITRRLHRSGDSEYLLNNVSCRLKDINDLFADTGMGAHAYSVIELDMVEAILSDKADQRRMLFEEAAGITKYKHRKKAALRKLEATEQDLLRLLDILSEVSTQVNSLSRQMKKAERYKYYEDRVKTVGQVILKEKYRRLHGQLQSVRDEKRLSQIKLAELSGEIDRWELAREDYAAKSLELSEQLREIRQKVEEVSSNCYRLESEISVTEERIHSADVSEQNDQRDIENLKIKIEQLAQEKVNLLSKKESLQSSLAEAHADLLAREATLNAKIAELDQARNSTQSQQRDLFEIEGKKNLSEQTRTQLGQQIEDLRVQIEKIREREALLTTENEECVRKLAIVEERQQKSRDEIAFLEESTTALSTERDETTARLAELQTTLNTKSVQLNTVQAQAELLSRMMAHYEGYGSGVTSIFSNREEIPGVIDTAANLIRVQPEYTAAIETAMGDAAEYIVVEDRKAAHQAITHLRANKRGRATFIIKSELDSWSKDHKLARPGGFGGNLVHASEVISAVPGYEKLADLLLGDVLIVNEQNSAEKLIELGQGDFRVVTLDGHYYPARQIHTGGGDKQVPLLGRESDLTRLKVEIEELTGVTESTRSEIERWGLHKTQIESNLADAARQVSQLRNTAAELQIEQASHKLRVQQIVDLHREFGTETERLNEKSQNLRSQLEALEGDVTRLAADSEGRLMSLQSQQSTVETLQHDVNSAAQQVEELRLRGIRQQTELNSLENNLQRIDELTTEMHSQREYRIRTCEARVTEIAGLRERIADCRRQLEEKAGERESLRSEELALTSKQGELSEKQSEFDQILKANRRQREELNNQNQTLLVQETELNARHEDVIGQLRELYDIDVISIVMPEPLADETFHELEAELQDCRSKQQQIGMVNMLALEEYERESERERFLRGQIDDLTRAKDDLKSTITRINTTARKMFSETFVQVRTNFQQVFAELFQGGEADLRLENEEDPLESPVQISARPRGKRFLNITQLSGGEKALTAISLLFAIYLVKPSPFCILDEVDAPLDDANVMRFLRMVRSFIGKTQFIIITHNKRTMEQCDRLYGVTMQQPGVSQIVSVDFEGKGRRTELEVMKFTGQEAKSVEPEPQPEPVLAMTAFDEELGAEFDEPVGKSEKAIETRPAAGESTLGGPEDDEEYDEDDDDEYEDDDDDDEDDD from the coding sequence TTGTATTTATCGGGTTTAGAAATACTTGGATTTAAATCATTTCCGTTAAAGACGTCGGTTGAGTTCGCAGCGGGTATCACCGGTGTTGTCGGACCGAATGGTTGTGGCAAGACGAATGTGCTTGATGCTATCCGCTGGGTACTCGGCGAGCAGAGAATTTCGATTCTTCGCGGCGGCAAGATGGAAGATGTCATTTTTGCCGGGACGCGCGAAATGAAACCGCTGGGAATGGCGGAAGTCGCGCTGCACATTGTCAATAATCGCGGAGTCCTGCCAACAGAGTACAACAATCTGACTATTACACGCCGTCTTCACCGTTCAGGTGATTCGGAATATCTTCTCAATAACGTTTCCTGCCGACTCAAAGATATCAATGATCTGTTTGCCGATACTGGGATGGGCGCACATGCATATTCGGTGATTGAGCTGGATATGGTGGAGGCTATTCTCTCCGACAAGGCCGATCAACGGAGGATGTTGTTTGAGGAAGCCGCCGGTATCACCAAGTACAAGCATCGCAAGAAAGCGGCATTGCGGAAGTTGGAAGCGACTGAGCAGGATCTTCTTCGGTTACTGGATATTCTCAGCGAAGTCTCGACGCAGGTCAATAGTCTGAGCCGACAGATGAAGAAGGCCGAGCGATACAAGTATTATGAAGATCGCGTCAAGACTGTCGGACAAGTAATTCTCAAAGAGAAATATCGCAGACTCCACGGACAACTTCAGAGTGTGCGCGACGAAAAGCGGCTGAGTCAGATAAAGCTGGCAGAGCTGAGCGGCGAAATCGACCGCTGGGAATTGGCGCGTGAAGACTACGCGGCAAAGAGCCTCGAATTGTCCGAGCAATTGCGCGAGATACGGCAGAAAGTTGAGGAAGTGTCGTCCAACTGCTACCGCCTCGAGTCAGAGATTTCGGTGACGGAGGAGCGCATTCACTCGGCGGACGTCAGCGAGCAAAATGACCAGCGCGATATTGAGAATCTCAAGATTAAGATAGAACAATTGGCGCAGGAGAAGGTGAACCTCCTATCAAAGAAGGAATCACTTCAAAGCAGTCTTGCCGAAGCCCACGCCGACTTGCTAGCGCGCGAGGCGACACTCAACGCAAAGATCGCCGAGTTGGATCAGGCGCGTAATTCCACGCAGAGCCAGCAACGCGACCTATTTGAAATTGAGGGTAAGAAGAATCTCTCCGAGCAAACGCGGACGCAACTTGGACAGCAAATTGAAGACCTACGGGTGCAAATAGAGAAGATCCGAGAGCGCGAGGCATTGCTTACCACCGAGAACGAAGAATGCGTCAGGAAGCTGGCAATTGTCGAAGAGAGACAGCAGAAGAGCCGTGATGAGATAGCGTTCCTTGAAGAAAGCACAACGGCGCTGAGCACCGAACGCGATGAGACAACAGCTCGATTGGCGGAATTGCAAACGACGCTCAATACGAAGAGTGTGCAGCTTAACACTGTGCAAGCGCAGGCCGAGCTTCTGTCACGGATGATGGCGCACTACGAAGGATATGGCTCGGGTGTCACCAGCATCTTCTCGAATCGCGAAGAGATTCCAGGCGTGATTGATACTGCGGCAAATCTGATTCGCGTCCAGCCGGAATACACGGCGGCGATTGAAACGGCCATGGGTGATGCGGCAGAGTACATTGTCGTAGAGGACCGCAAGGCGGCACACCAAGCAATAACTCATTTGCGTGCAAACAAGCGTGGACGAGCGACATTTATCATCAAGTCGGAACTTGATAGTTGGTCAAAGGATCATAAGCTGGCACGTCCGGGCGGTTTCGGCGGCAACTTGGTTCACGCATCCGAAGTGATTTCGGCGGTGCCGGGATATGAGAAGTTGGCTGATCTGCTTCTGGGCGACGTGTTGATTGTCAATGAACAGAATTCCGCCGAGAAGTTAATCGAATTGGGGCAGGGCGATTTCCGTGTGGTGACGCTTGACGGTCATTATTATCCAGCGCGTCAGATTCATACCGGCGGCGGCGACAAGCAGGTTCCGCTTCTGGGACGCGAGAGCGATCTTACTCGATTGAAAGTTGAGATCGAGGAGTTGACGGGTGTAACGGAATCAACGCGTAGTGAAATCGAACGGTGGGGATTACATAAGACTCAGATTGAAAGCAATCTTGCCGATGCCGCTAGACAGGTCTCGCAACTTCGAAACACAGCGGCGGAACTTCAGATCGAGCAAGCAAGCCACAAGCTACGGGTACAGCAGATCGTGGACTTGCATCGGGAATTCGGCACCGAAACCGAAAGACTGAATGAAAAGAGCCAAAATCTGAGGAGCCAGCTTGAGGCGCTTGAGGGTGATGTCACGCGGTTAGCGGCTGATTCCGAAGGCAGGTTGATGTCGCTACAGTCGCAACAATCCACCGTGGAGACGCTTCAGCACGATGTCAACAGTGCGGCGCAACAAGTCGAGGAATTGCGACTTCGGGGAATTCGTCAGCAGACAGAACTCAACTCGCTGGAAAACAATCTTCAACGCATTGACGAGTTAACCACGGAGATGCACTCTCAGCGCGAGTATCGGATTCGCACGTGTGAAGCGAGAGTGACTGAGATTGCGGGACTAAGAGAACGCATTGCGGATTGCCGCAGACAGCTGGAAGAGAAGGCTGGAGAGCGCGAGTCATTGCGAAGCGAAGAATTGGCGTTGACGTCTAAGCAAGGCGAACTGAGCGAGAAGCAGTCGGAATTCGACCAGATACTCAAAGCGAATCGCAGACAACGCGAAGAACTGAATAATCAGAATCAGACGCTGTTGGTGCAGGAGACTGAACTCAACGCACGTCACGAAGATGTAATCGGTCAGTTGCGTGAGCTTTACGATATTGATGTAATCTCAATCGTCATGCCGGAGCCGCTGGCGGATGAAACGTTCCATGAACTGGAAGCGGAACTTCAGGATTGCCGCAGTAAGCAACAACAGATCGGCATGGTCAACATGCTGGCGCTGGAAGAATATGAGCGTGAGTCGGAACGCGAGCGTTTCTTGCGCGGACAAATCGACGATCTCACCAGAGCCAAAGATGATCTCAAGTCGACGATAACGCGCATCAACACGACCGCGCGCAAGATGTTCTCGGAGACTTTCGTTCAAGTGCGCACGAATTTCCAGCAAGTGTTCGCGGAGTTATTCCAGGGCGGCGAAGCAGATTTGCGTCTTGAGAATGAAGAGGACCCGCTGGAATCGCCGGTGCAAATTTCGGCACGTCCACGCGGCAAGCGGTTTTTGAATATCACGCAGTTGTCGGGCGGCGAAAAGGCATTGACGGCGATTTCGCTGTTGTTTGCCATCTATCTTGTAAAGCCTTCACCGTTCTGTATTCTTGACGAAGTTGACGCGCCGTTGGATGATGCCAACGTAATGCGATTCTTGCGCATGGTGCGGAGTTTCATCGGCAAGACGCAGTTTATCATCATCACTCACAACAAGCGGACGATGGAACAATGCGATCGTCTTTACGGTGTCACGATGCAACAACCGGGTGTGAGCCAGATTGTATCGGTTGATTTTGAGGGCAAGGGTCGACGCACCGAACTTGAGGTGATGAAGTTCACTGGACAAGAGGCAAAGTCTGTTGAGCCGGAACCTCAGCCCGAACCAGTGCTCGCAATGACTGCTTTTGATGAAGAGCTTGGCGCAGAATTCGATGAGCCGGTTGGAAAGAGCGAGAAAGCGATTGAAACGAGACCTGCGGCAGGTGAGTCGACCTTGGGCGGTCCAGAAGATGACGAAGAGTACGATGAAGACGATGACGATGAATACGAGGATGATGATGACGATGATGAGGACGATGATTAA
- a CDS encoding YjbQ family protein translates to MIQRFALRTTARNQLIDITTQIQEFINTAKFRDGICVVFTPHTTAAITINENADPSVKSDVLKKLGESFPKEDGYRHAEGNSDSHIKSSLVGCSETIIVANGALVLGTWQGVYFCEFDGPRSREFIVKLVSG, encoded by the coding sequence ATGATCCAGCGATTTGCTCTCCGAACGACGGCTCGCAATCAGCTCATCGACATCACCACACAAATTCAAGAGTTCATTAACACCGCAAAATTCCGAGACGGGATCTGCGTGGTCTTCACGCCACATACGACAGCGGCAATAACGATCAATGAGAATGCTGATCCATCGGTGAAATCAGATGTCCTGAAAAAGTTGGGTGAGTCATTTCCCAAAGAAGATGGCTACCGCCACGCCGAGGGAAATTCAGACTCGCACATTAAGTCGTCGTTAGTTGGTTGTTCGGAAACAATCATCGTGGCGAATGGGGCGTTGGTGCTTGGAACGTGGCAGGGTGTGTACTTCTGCGAATTTGATGGACCGAGGAGTCGGGAGTTCATAGTCAAGCTGGTGAGCGGCTGA
- the dnaK gene encoding molecular chaperone DnaK — translation MSNKIIGIDLGTTNSCLSVMEGNEPVVIPNSEGARTTPSVVGFKGSEKLVGQIAKRQAVTNPMNTVFSVKRFMGRNFDEVTSEIKNFPYKVKRGSNGLAVIEIAGKDYTPQEVSAMILARLKQAAEDYLGQKVTKAVITVPAYFNDAQRQATKDAGKIAGLEVMRIINEPTAAALAYGLDKKKSQKVAVFDLGGGTFDISILELGDGVFEVLSTNGDTHLGGDDFDKRIIDWMVAEFKKTDGIDLSRDPMAIQRLKEAAEKAKIELSSTKETTINLPFVTADASGPRHLNLTLTRAKYEGMVEDLIARSMEPVRKAMADAKVSNSDIGEVVLVGGMTRMPKVIEEVEKFFGREAHKGVNPDEVVAIGAAIQGGVLTGDVKDVLLLDVTPLSLGLETLGGVATRLIERNTTIPTKKAQVFSTAADNQNSVEIHVLQGEREMAIDNRTIGRFILDGIPTAPRGVPQIEVTFDIDANGILNVSARDLGTGKSQNIRIESSSGLSKPEIEKMVRDAESNADADRKRKSEVETKNNADQLAFQCEKFVKENGDKVDASVKSDLESQIQKVRELTNGTDFAAMKSETDRLQTIMQNASSQLYQRAASQQQQQSQAQPQGDNGGQTQGSPGGEAVDADYEVVK, via the coding sequence ATGTCGAACAAAATAATTGGAATAGACCTGGGAACGACGAACTCGTGCCTGTCCGTGATGGAAGGCAACGAGCCGGTGGTGATCCCGAATTCGGAAGGTGCGCGGACCACGCCCTCGGTGGTTGGTTTCAAGGGCAGCGAAAAACTCGTTGGCCAGATTGCCAAGCGCCAGGCGGTGACGAATCCTATGAATACCGTGTTCTCGGTGAAGCGGTTCATGGGGCGCAACTTTGATGAAGTAACGAGCGAGATCAAGAACTTCCCTTACAAAGTTAAGCGGGGAAGCAACGGTCTGGCTGTAATCGAAATAGCAGGCAAGGACTACACGCCGCAGGAAGTCTCGGCGATGATTCTCGCGAGGCTGAAACAGGCTGCAGAGGATTACCTTGGGCAGAAGGTGACAAAGGCCGTGATCACTGTGCCGGCGTACTTTAATGATGCACAGCGTCAGGCGACTAAGGATGCCGGCAAGATTGCCGGGCTTGAGGTGATGCGAATCATCAACGAGCCGACAGCGGCGGCGCTGGCTTACGGTCTTGACAAAAAGAAGAGCCAGAAAGTTGCCGTGTTCGATCTCGGCGGCGGTACTTTTGATATTTCCATTCTCGAATTGGGAGATGGAGTATTCGAAGTGTTGTCGACCAATGGTGACACGCATTTGGGCGGCGACGACTTCGACAAGCGCATCATCGATTGGATGGTCGCGGAATTCAAGAAGACGGATGGAATCGACCTGTCGCGTGATCCGATGGCGATTCAGCGTTTGAAGGAAGCCGCTGAGAAAGCGAAGATCGAACTGTCGTCCACTAAGGAGACGACGATCAATCTTCCGTTCGTAACAGCGGACGCTTCAGGTCCGAGGCATTTGAATCTGACTTTGACACGCGCGAAATATGAGGGCATGGTGGAAGACCTGATTGCCCGCAGTATGGAACCAGTGCGCAAGGCGATGGCTGATGCCAAGGTGTCGAACAGCGATATCGGCGAAGTGGTGCTGGTCGGCGGTATGACCCGTATGCCGAAGGTGATCGAAGAAGTCGAAAAATTCTTCGGCAGAGAAGCGCATAAGGGTGTCAACCCGGATGAAGTCGTGGCGATCGGCGCGGCGATTCAGGGCGGTGTCTTGACCGGCGACGTGAAGGATGTGCTTCTTCTGGATGTGACACCGTTGTCTCTGGGTCTTGAGACGCTCGGCGGAGTGGCGACCAGATTGATTGAGCGCAATACGACGATTCCGACCAAGAAGGCGCAGGTGTTTTCGACCGCGGCTGATAATCAGAACTCGGTGGAGATACATGTGCTTCAAGGTGAGCGCGAGATGGCGATCGACAATCGCACGATCGGGCGGTTCATTCTTGACGGTATTCCGACGGCGCCGCGTGGCGTACCGCAGATCGAAGTGACATTCGATATCGACGCCAACGGCATTCTCAATGTCTCGGCGCGTGATCTTGGAACCGGCAAGTCGCAGAATATCCGGATTGAGTCGTCATCGGGACTTTCGAAGCCCGAAATCGAGAAGATGGTGCGGGATGCTGAGTCGAATGCCGATGCTGACCGCAAGCGCAAGAGCGAGGTCGAGACGAAGAACAACGCCGATCAACTTGCGTTCCAGTGCGAGAAGTTCGTGAAGGAAAATGGTGACAAGGTTGACGCTTCGGTGAAGAGCGATCTTGAGAGCCAGATTCAGAAGGTTCGCGAGCTGACGAATGGAACGGACTTTGCGGCGATGAAGTCAGAGACTGACCGCTTGCAGACGATCATGCAGAATGCATCATCGCAGTTGTACCAGCGGGCTGCTTCGCAGCAGCAACAGCAAAGTCAGGCGCAACCGCAAGGGGATAACGGTGGTCAAACACAGGGCTCTCCGGGTGGTGAAGCGGTGGATGCGGACTATGAGGTCGTGAAGTAA
- the ftsY gene encoding signal recognition particle-docking protein FtsY: protein MGFSFKKLAQGLLKTKENIVSKLKTAVGLHKKIDAGLLDEIEEILISADISVETTGKVVDDLKSRVAKQGIDNSDEVYGLLKDSLTELFAFQDSGRSFFEVAQKPHVIMIVGVNGTGKTTSIAKIARRFMNDGKKVTMAAADTFRAAAIEQLTIWAGRVGCNIVKGQEGGDSASVAFDAVSAAISRGDDMVIIDTAGRLHTKLNLMEELSKVKRVIKKAMPDAPHKTLLVIDGTTGQNALQQVEIFDKLLQLDGVIITKLDGTAKGGAVFSIVDKFKLPVVLIGIGEQMDDLDEFKPRDFVEAMFA from the coding sequence ATGGGATTCTCGTTTAAGAAGCTCGCCCAGGGGCTTCTCAAGACAAAAGAAAACATCGTCAGCAAACTCAAGACTGCGGTCGGTCTGCACAAGAAGATCGACGCGGGGTTGTTAGACGAAATCGAAGAAATTCTCATTTCCGCAGATATCAGTGTAGAAACAACCGGCAAGGTTGTTGACGATCTCAAATCGCGCGTAGCAAAACAGGGCATTGATAATTCCGATGAAGTGTATGGACTTTTGAAAGATTCGCTGACGGAACTGTTTGCTTTTCAAGATAGCGGGCGTTCGTTCTTTGAAGTGGCGCAGAAGCCTCATGTCATTATGATTGTCGGCGTCAACGGTACCGGCAAGACAACATCGATTGCGAAAATCGCGCGCCGATTCATGAATGACGGCAAGAAGGTAACGATGGCGGCGGCAGACACGTTTAGGGCGGCGGCGATCGAGCAACTGACGATCTGGGCCGGACGCGTCGGCTGTAACATTGTCAAAGGTCAAGAAGGCGGCGACAGCGCATCGGTGGCATTTGATGCCGTATCAGCGGCGATATCGCGGGGCGATGACATGGTGATCATTGACACTGCCGGGCGGTTGCACACCAAGTTGAATTTGATGGAAGAGCTTAGCAAGGTGAAGCGGGTCATCAAGAAGGCGATGCCCGACGCGCCGCATAAGACGTTACTTGTGATCGACGGGACGACGGGGCAGAATGCGCTCCAGCAGGTGGAAATATTTGATAAGTTGCTTCAGCTCGATGGCGTGATCATTACGAAGCTTGACGGGACCGCCAAAGGCGGGGCCGTGTTTTCAATTGTCGACAAGTTCAAACTTCCGGTCGTACTGATCGGAATTGGCGAGCAAATGGACGATCTCGACGAGTTTAAGCCGCGCGACTTCGTCGAAGCAATGTTTGCATGA